A single Anopheles arabiensis isolate DONGOLA chromosome X, AaraD3, whole genome shotgun sequence DNA region contains:
- the LOC120906781 gene encoding neurobeachin isoform X6 translates to MADLTRPPLCDIKRPEEVVKMSMTDNLKFAVLIGLIEVGQVSNREVVNTVLHLLVGGEFDMELNFVVQDAQNVKHMLELLDHCPANLQAEVWSVFIAILKKSVRNLQACTEIGLIEHVLARLQQAEPIVADLLIEMLGVLASYSITVKELKLLFGAMKAVNGKWPRHSAKLLNVLKQMPHRNGPDVFFSFPGRKGSAIVLPPLAKWPYENGFTFSTWFRLDPINSVNIEREKPYLYCFKTSKGVGYTAHFVGNCLVLTSMKVKGKGFQHCVKYEFQPRKWYMIAIVYIYNRWTKSEIKCLVNGQLASSTEMAWLVSTNDPFDKCYVGATPELDEERVFCGQMAAIYLFSEALTTQQICAMHRLGPGYKSQFRFDNECYLNLPDNHKRVLYDGKLSSAIVFMYNPVATDGQLCLQSAPKGNLSYFVHTPHSLMLQDVKAVVTHSIHCTLNSIGGIQVLFPLFSQLDMPYEGTDVRKDPTLCAKLLGFICELVESSQTVQQHMIQNRGFLVISFMLQRSSRDHLSLDVLGSFLSLTKYLVTCLSANSDLLLKQLLDHVLFNPSLWIYTPATVQARLYAYLATEFLSDTQIYSNVRRVSTVLQTVHTLKFYYWVVNPRAKSGITPKGLDGPRPAQKDILAIRAYILLFLKQLIMIGNGAKDDELQSILNYLMTMHEDENLHDVLQMLISLMSEHPSSMVPAFDVKHGVRTIFKLLAAESQLIRLQALKLLGFFLSRSTHKRKYDVMSPHNLYTLLAERLLLYEESVSLPTYNVLYEIMTEHISQQILYAKHPEPESHYRLENPMILKVVATLIRQSKQSEQLIEVKKLFLSDMTLLCNNNRENRRTVLQMSVWQEWLIAMAYIHPKNSEEQKLSDMVYSLFRMLLHHAIKYEYGGWRVWVDTLAIVHSKVSYEEFKLQFAQMYEHYEKHRTDNITDPALRQQRPISTISGWEHGANGSTGKEGELDMHGKCVKQMAVPPGAAVAPGCVCEPETGETMIDTSVMVKQQQQAIAFQDAPAGSNGYVRGGEPDLLEEDETCLPDGAPDGMEGEEEEENDDADGVDEEEEEVEEEEEDEEQDEEEGDEGQRAFGSGQQQVSGSESIINTNTTTTTTEHVVKTIVDEIIDKSANMLVEQQQQQQQQHGETKEAPAEPTSSPVIKDEEIELAVNEVVKMNQNSLKPVEGDGGDVDAGADSNQQCGDESTRGSVEPVGTSEPSTVSSSPSVVCVSDRSNDRATVPASPVLQGEPDARKVAAAVDSIVEELLDRCFPASEQEEGDGATALAAEMQEVVESIITDAVEQAEKGASTAVVGEQQQQEDGSGTDVQRHHHHHRHHPHHHHHHHHHHHHTHEGEEHQRISVVSDAMEGMAISEKQRAGGNSLIEEDEEEVEEEEEEEEEEEEEEEEDDGEVLVAETEEPLDAADERAGGAVSADTASDGAAAGTADSGKPNSNSTLSAGSKRAVSVSTNTQQYLDAQSHPKQAAQPLQQQQQPTAASQTPPVQPMSYESGSSTAGGGGGAKRSKSSSTRPMFSPGPTRPPFRIPEFKWSYIHQRLLSDVLFSLETDIQVWRSHSTKSVLDFVNSAENAIFVVNTVHLISQLADNLIIACGGLLPLLASATSPNSELDVLEPTQGMPLDVAVSFLQRLVNMADVLIFASSLNFSELEAEKNMSSGGILRQCLRLVCTCAVRNCLECKERTRGLYNGMSLKDIPGGVHLQALIRGAQSTSKTIIESLSGPMSPVKDPEKLLQDMDINRLRAVIYRDVKRLFQEETKQAQFLSLAIVYFISVLMVSKYRDILEPPVELQIHRNSSPVIHRSTPTQESSNRPLFPQWSHHVYPQFLPGSHPNHQPTIVHGSSNTITSSSSQTISSSSGSSSAGGCGNLLNSNNNNNNNNNNNNNSNLINNNTSGGSINHKDVAGASVNGSTLPLYYGHAATATNTATSNTLNNNNNNNNNGQGFGTGPGNCIFTSEMLNCYSPAAAAAAAASAAAIAGGHLQQQHHQQQQQPQHYTQQQQQQHGLNNNSLTALVNAGGVGSYGAGGAPVVGLRAVGRTAGTTVTAAGLHNGVGVGHGGKLSKGTQSMQEGDYEVIVVDENNSSVIADNDSHSSGPLSIKAVTSASNSRRTSTVKQHHPTDHPGLPAAVNAGEPHLHSCYQQPMLSSVGLTGTMATVTAPPATATIAVSDERAELAQRAVPQGQVKSVDSDGGSLNLNSTENDPQEVETSSEIMPDDNKPTNSNDESWTDVNLNDDGASELKPPRTDGGALGIGGVPGSNGSGVGTGAGSLGPMASALSGRMEGVTGAGVNLGGGGAGGTGGVKHESDIAVVRVPDGYGGQVVGPTGGSVRGRPEDLNLKAPFVSQLPLAIPSREASLTQKLEIALGPVCPLLREIMVDFAPFLSKTLVGSHGQELLMEGKGLTTFKNSHSVVELVMLLCSQEWQNSLQKHAGLAFIELINEGRLLSHAMKDHIVRVANEAEFILNRMRADDVLKHADFESQCAQTLLERREEERMCDHLITAARRRDNVIASRLLEKVRNIMGNRHGAWGDMNANYQKQIFWKLDAWEDDARRRKRMVQNPRGSSHPQATLKASLENGTTGGTAAAASSSTASTAAASAEEAVGGGDTTTPTSARLAGGGGGGGGVAREEIYSQIAVPRSQQPDLLDDSELLIEDRELDLDLTGPVNISTKAKLIAPGLVAPGTMSITSTEMYFEVDEENGEFQQIDQEVLKYCDHLHGKWYFSEIRAIFSRRYLLQNVALEIFLASRTSILFAFPDQHTVKKVIKALPRVGVGIKYGIPQTRRASMMSPRQLMRNSNMTQKWQRREISNFEYLMFLNTIAGRTYNDLNQYPVFPWVITNYESRELDLSQPSNYRDLSKPIGALNPSRREYFEERYETWDTPGIPPFHYGTHYSTAAFVLNWLIRIEPFTTMFLALQGGKFDHPDRLFSSVALSWKNCQRDTSDVKELIPEWYFLPEMFYNASDYRLGQRDDGSTVGDVELPPWAKTPEEFVRINRMALESEFVSCQLHQWIDLIFGYKQRGPEAMRATNVFYYLTYEGSVDLDTIGDPVTRDAIENQIRNFGQTPSLLLMEPHPPRSSAMHLSPMMFNTMPDDVCMSLKFHLNSPIIHISANTYPQLPLPSVVTVTAGHQFAVNRWNCQYTASIQSPSYAESTQNLNTNLPLTMDPLLSQINGHNNSNQQNRRHLGDNFSQKLQIKSNCYVTTVDSRFLIACGFWDNSFRVFSTETAKIVQIIFGHFGVVTCLSRSECNITSDCYIASGSADCTILLWHWNARTQSIVGEGEIPTPRATLTGHETAVTSVVISAELGLVVSGSINGPVLVHTTFGDLLRSLEAPKDFISPENITLSREGFIVVNYDEGSVAAYTINGKLLRYESHNDNLQCMLLSRDGEYLMTAGNKGIVEVWRTFNLAPLYAFPACNSGIRSLALTHDQKYLLAGLATGSIIVFHIDFNRWHHEYQQRY, encoded by the exons ATGGCAGATCTTACGCGACCGCCGCTGTGTGACATCAAGCGACCCGAGGAAGTGGTGAAAATGTCGATGACGGACAACCTCAAGTTCGCCGTCCTGATCGGGCTGATCGAGGTGGGCCAGGTGTCGAACCGGGAGGTGGTCAACACGGTGCTGCATCTG CTGGTCGGCGGCGAGTTCGACATGGAGCTCAACTTCGTCGTGCAGGACGCGCAGAACGTGAAACACATGCTCGAGCTGCTGGACCACTGTCCGGCCAACCTGCAGGCCGAGGTGTGGAGCGTGTTCATCGCGATCCTGAAGAAGAGCGTCCGCAACCTGCAGGCGTGCACCGAGATCGGCCTGATCGAGCATGTGCTGGCACGGTTGCAGCAGGCCGAACCCATCGTGGCCG ATTTGCTCATCGAGATGCTGGGTGTGCTCGCCAGTTACAGTATTACGGTGAAGGAGCTGAAGCTGCTGTTCGGCGCAATGAAGGCGGTGAACGGGAAATGGCCCCGCCATTCGGCCAAGCTGCTGAACGTGCTGAAGCAGATGCCACACCGGAACGGGCCGGACGTGTTTTTCAGCTTCCCCGGCCGCAAGGGTTCG GCAATCGTGCTGCCACCGTTGGCGAAATGGCCGTACGAGAACGGGTTCACTTTCAGCACCTGGTTTCGGCTGGATCCGATCAACTCGGTTAACATAGAGCGTGAAAAGCCCTACCTATACTG TTTCAAAACGTCCAAGGGTGTCGGCTACACGGCACACTTTGTGGGCAACTGCCTGGTGCTAACGTCCATGAAGGTGAAGGGTAAGGGGTTCCAGCACTGCGTCAAGTACGAGTTTCAGCCGCGCAAGTGGTACATGATTGCCATTGTATATATCTACAACCGGTGGACGAAGAGTGAGATCAAGTGCCTGGTGAATGGGCAGCTAGCGTCAAGCACGGAGATGGCCTGGCTAGTGTCGACGAACGAT CCGTTCGACAAGTGTTACGTTGGCGCCACGCCGGAGCTGGACGAGGAGCGCGTGTTCTGCGGACAGATGGCCGCCATCTATCTCTTCTCGGAGGCACTAACCACGCAGCAGATCTGTGCAATGCATCGGCTCGGCCCTGGCTACAAG TCCCAGTTCCGCTTCGACAACGAGTGCTATCTGAATCTGCCGGACAACCACAAGCGG GTACTGTACGATGGCAAACTGTCCAGCGCTATCGTCTTCATGTACAATCCGGTCGCGACCGACGGTCAGCTGTGCTTACAGTCGGCTCCCAAGGGCAATCTGTCGTACTTCGTGCACACACCGCACTCGCTTATGCTGCAG GACGTAAAGGCTGTCGTGACTCATTCCATCCACTGTACGCTGAACTCCATCGGCGGTATACAGGTGCTGTTTCCGCTCTTTTCCCAGCTCGATATGCCTTACGAAGGCACTGATGTGCGAAAGGATCCAACGCTATG TGCCAAATTGCTTGGATTCATTTGCGAACTCGTCGAAAGTTCACAAACGGTACAGCAGCACATGATACAG AATCGTGGTTTCCTGGTGATATCCTTCATGCTTCAGCGTTCCTCCCGCGATCACCTCTCGCTAGACGTGCTGGGATCGTTTCTGAGCCTGACCAAGTATCTGGTGACCTGCCTGTCCGCCAACTCGGATCTCTTGCTCAAGCAG CTGCTAGATCACGTGCTGTTCAATCCGTCGCTGTGGATCTACACGCCCGCGACGGTACAGGCCCGCCTGTACGCGTACCTGGCGACGGAGTTCCTCAGCGACACGCAGATCTACAGCAACGTGCGGCGCGTCAGCACCGTCTTGCAGACGGTGCACACGCTCAAGTTCTACTACTGGGTGGTGAACCCGCGCGCCAAGAGCGGCATCACGCCGAAGGGTCTGGATGGACCGCGGCCGGCCCAAAAGGACATCCTTGCGATTCGTGCGTACATCCTGCTGTTCCTGAAGCAGCTGATCATGATCGGCAACGGTGCGAAGGACGACGAGCTGCAGAGCATCCTGAACTATCTGATGACGATGCACGAGGACGAGAACCTGCACGACGTGCTGCAGATGCTGATCTCGCTGATGTCCGAGCATCCGAGCTCGATGGTGCCGGCGTTCGACGTGAAGCATGGCGTGCGCACCATCTTCAAGCTGCTCGCCGCCGAAAGTCAGCTGATACGGTTGCAGGCACTCAAGCTGCTGGGCTTTTTCCTGTCGCGTAGCACGCACAA GCGCAAGTACGATGTGATGTCGCCGCACAATCTGTACACGCTGCTGGCcgagcggctgctgctgtacgaGGAGTCCGTCTCGCTGCCGACGTACAACGTGCTGTACGAGATTATGACCGAGCACATCTCGCAGCAGATACTGTATGCCAAGCATCCCGAGCCGGAAAGCCACTACCGGCTGGAAAACCCGATGATCTTGAAGGTGGTGGCGACGCTAATCCGCCAGTCGAAGCAGTCGGAGCAGCTGATCGAGGTGAAGAAGCTGTTCCTCTCCGACATGACGCTGCTGTGCAACAACAATCGCGAAAACCGGCGCACCGTGCTGCAGATGAGCGTCTGGCAGGAGTGGCTGATCGCGATGGCGTACATCCATCCGAAGAACTCGGAGGAGCAGAAGCTGTCCGACATGGTCTACTCGCTGTTCCGCATGCTGCTCCACCACGCGATCAAGTACGAGTACGGCGGGTGGCGCGTCTGGGTGGACACGCTCGCGATCGTCCACTCGAAGGTGTCGTACGAGGAGTTTAAGCTGCAGTTCGCGCAAATGTACGAGCACTACGAGAAGCACCGGACGGACAACATTACCGATCCGGCGCTGCGCCAGCAGCGGCCGATCAGCACGATCAGCGGCTGGGAGCACGGTGCGAACGGGAGCACCGGCAAGGAGGGCGAGCTGGACATGCACGGCAAGTGCGTGAAGCAGATGGCGGTACCGCCGGGGGCGGCGGTGGCGCCCGGGTGCGTTTGCGAGCCGGAAACGGGCGAAACGATGATCGACACGAGCGTGATGgtgaaacagcagcagcaggcgatCGCGTTTCAGGACGCGCCGGCGGGCAGTAATGGTTACGTGCGGGGCGGCGAACCGGACCTGCTCGAGGAAGACGAAACGTGCCTGCCGGATGGCGCGCCGGATGGGATGGAAGgtgaagaggaggaagagaacGACGACGCCGATGGGGTGgatgaggaagaggaggaagtggaggaagaggaagaggatgaGGAGCAGGATGAGGAGGAAGGGGATGAAGGGCAGCGAGCGTTCGGTAGTGGGCAGCAGCAAGTGTCTGGCAGCGAATCGATCATCaataccaacaccaccaccaccaccaccgagcaTGTGGTGAAAACGATCGTCGATGAAATCATCGACAAGTCGGCCAATATGCtggtggagcagcagcagcagcagcagcagcagcacggtgagACCAAGGAGGCACCGGCCGAACCAACCTCCTCGCCAGTGATCAAGGACGAGGAGATCGAGCTGGCGGTGAACGAGGTCGTAAAGATGAACCAGAACTCGCTCAAACCGGTCGAAGGGGATGGAGGCGATGTGGATGCTGGCGCCGACAGCAACCAGCAGTGTGGCGACGAATCGACCCGCGGCAGTGTGGAGCCGGTCGGCACGTCGGAACCGTCCACCGTCAGCAGCTCGCCGTCTGTTGTGTGCGTCAGTGATAGGTCGAATGATAGAGCGACCGTGCCAGCGTCGCCGGTGCTGCAGGGCGAACCGGACGCACGGAAGGTGGCTGCCGCAGTGGACAGCATCGTGGAGGAGCTCCTGGATCGGTGCTTCCCTGCATCGGAGCAGGAGGAGGGTGACGGTGCGACGGCACTTGCCGCCGAAATGCAGGAGGTCGTGGAATCGATCATAACGGATGCGGTCGAGCAGGCGGAGAAAGGCGCAAGCACTGCAGTAGtcggcgagcagcagcagcaggaggatGGCAGTGGTACTGATGTGCagcgccaccaccatcaccatcggcACCAtcctcaccatcatcatcaccatcaccatcatcatcaccacactCACGAGGGTGAGGAGCATCAGCGCATTTCCGTGGTGTCGGATGCGATGGAGGGTATGGCAATCAGTGAGAAGCAGCGCGCCGGCGGCAACAGCTTGATCGAGGAGGACGAAGAAGAAGtggaagaagaggaggaggaagaagaggaagaggaagaggaggaagaggaggatgatggggaGGTGTTGGTGGCCGAGACGGAGGAGCCGCTCGATGCTGCCGATGAGCGTGCCGGTGGTGCTGTCAGCGCAGACACTGCCAGTGACGGAGCCGCTGCCGGTACGGCGGACAGTGGCAAACCGAACAGCAATAGTACGCTCAGTGCCGGATCCAAGCGTGCCGTTAGCGTGTCCACCAATACACAGCAGTATCTCGATGCACAATCGCACCCGAAACAAGCCGCCCagccgctgcagcagcagcagcaaccgacaGCGGCCTCCCAAACGCCACCGGTGCAACCGATGAGCTACGAAAGTGGCAGTAGTAccgctggcggtggtggtggtgccaaGCGTTCCAAGTCATCCTCGACACGGCCCATGTTTTCGCCCGGCCCGACCCGGCCCCCGTTCCGCATACCGGAGTTTAAATGGTCCTACATCCACCAGCGTCTGCTCTCCGACGTGCTCTTCTCGCTCGAAACCGACATCCAGGTGTGGCGCAGCCACTCGACCAAGAGCGTCCTCGACTTTGTCAACTCGGCGGAGAATGCCATCTTCGTGGTCAACACGGTGCATCTGATCTCGCAGCTGGCGGACAATCTGATCATTGCGTGCGGGgggctgctgccactgctggcCAGCGCCACCTCGCCCAACTCCGAGCTGGACGTGCTCGAGCCGACGCAGGGCATGCCGCTCGACGTGGCCGTCTCGTTCCTGCAGCGGCTGGTCAACATGGCGGACGTGCTGATCTTTGCCAGCTCGCTCAACTTCAGCGAGCTCGAGGCGGAGAAGAACATGTCGTCCGGCGGCATACTGCGCCAGTGCTTGCGGCTGGTGTGCACCTGCGCAGTGCGCAACTGTCTCGAGTGCAAGGAGCGCACGCGCGGCCTCTACAACGGCATGTCGCTCAAGGACATTCCGGGCGGGGTGCATCTGCAGGCGCTGATACGCGGCGCCCAGTCAACGTCCAAGACGATCATCGAGTCGCTGTCCGGGCCGATGAGCCCGGTCAAGGATCCGGAGAAGCTGCTCCAGGACATGGACATCAATCGGCTGCGGGCGGTCATATACCGCGATGTG AAACGACTCTTTCAGGAGGAAACGAAGCAGGCACAGTTCCTGTCCCTCGCCATCGTCTACTTCATCTCGGTGCTGATGGTGTCGAAGTATCGGGACATCCTGGAACCGCCGGTCGAGCTGCAGATACACCGCAACTCCTCGCCGGTCATCCACCGCTCGACGCCAACACAGG AGTCAAGCAATAGGCCACTGTTTCCGCAATGGTCGCACCACGTGTACCCACAGTTCCTACCCGGATCCCATCCGAACCACCAGCCGACGATCGtgcacggcagcagcaacaccatcacctcctcctcgtcgcAAACCATCTCATCGTCGTCCGGCTCCTCGTCCGCCGGCGGATGTGGCAATCTGcttaacagcaacaacaacaacaacaacaacaacaataacaacaacaatagcaaccttatcaacaacaacacttcaGGGGGTAGCATCAATCACAAGGACGTTGCCGGGGCCAGCGTGAACGGGAGCACCTTGCCACTGTACTACGGCCATGCGGCAACGGCCACAAACACGGCAACCAGCAACAcactgaacaacaacaacaacaacaacaacaacggacAAGGCTTCGGTACCGGGCCAGGCAATTGTATCTTCACCAGCGAAATGCTCAACTGCTACtcaccggctgctgctgcggccgccgccgcctctgCTGCCGCCATCGCCGGTGGccatctgcagcagcagcaccatcagcaacagcagcagccccagcactacacccagcagcagcagcagcagcacgggctCAACAACAACTCCCTTACGGCGCTGGTTAATGCGGGCGGGGTCGGCTCGTACGGTGCGGGTGGCGCACCGGTCGTTGGGCTGCGCGCTGTCGGACGGACTGCCGGAACCACCGTCACTGCCGCCGGTCTGCACAACGGTGTCGGCGTCGGTCACGGTGGCAAGCTATCGAAAG GAACTCAATCCATGCAGGAAGGCGATTACGAGGTGATAGTGGTCGACGAGAACAACTCCTCCGTTATAGCGGACAACGATTCACACTCCAGTGGTCCGCTGTCGATAAAG GCCGTAACTTCCGCCAGCAACTCGAGGCGTACGTCGACGGTGAAGCAACATCATCCGACCGATCATCCCGGGCTACCCGCGGCGGTTAACGCAGGCGAACCGCACCTTCATTCCTGCTACCAGCAGCCAATGCTCTCGTCGGTCGGTCTGACCGGCACCATGGCCACCGTTACAGCACCGCCGGCGACAGCAACCATCGCCGTAAGCGACGAACGCGCGGAGCTAGCGCAGCGAGCAGTGCCCCAGGGACAGGTGAAG AGCGTGGACTCCGATGGCGGTTCGCTGAATCTGAACTCGACCGAGAACGACCCGCAGGAGGTGGAAACGTCGAGCGAAATTATGCCGGACGATAACAAACCGACCAACTCGAACGACGAAAGCTGGACGGACGTGAACCTGAACGACGATGGGGCGAGCGAGTTGAAGCCGCCGCGCACGGACGGTGGCGCGCTGGGCATCGGCGGTGTGCCCGGCAGCAACGGCAGCGGTGTCGGTACGGGCGCGGGAAGCCTCGGCCCGATGGCCAGCGCGCTCAGTGGCCGGATGGAGGGCGTCACGGGAGCGGGCGTGAACCTGGGCGGTGGCGGGGCCGGCGGTACCGGCGGCGTGAAGCACGAGTCGGACATTGCCGTGGTGCGCGTACCGGACGGGTACGGTGGCCAGGTGGTGGGCCCGACCGGCGGTTCGGTACGCGGCCGGCCGGAGGACCTCAACCTGAAGGCGCCGTTTGTGAGCCAGCTGCCGCTGGCGATACCGTCGCGCGAGGCCAGCCTCACCCAGAAGCTGGAAATAGCGCTCGGTCCCGTCTGTCCGCTGCTGCGCGAAATCATGGTCGACTTTGCGCCGTTCCTGTCGAAAACGCTCGTCGGCTCGCACGGCCAGGAGCTGCTGATGGAGGGCAAGGGGCTGACGACGTTCAAGAACAGCCATTCGGTGGTGGAGCTGGTGATGCTGCTCTGCTCGCAGGAGTGGCAGAACAGCCTGCAGAAGCACGCGGGCCTAGCGTTCATCGAGCTTATCAACGAGGGCCGGCTGCTGTCGCACGCGATGAAGGACCACATCGTGCGGGTCGCGAACGAGGCCGAGTTCATACTGAACCGCATGCGGGCGGACGACGTGCTGAAGCACGCCGACTTCGAATCCCAGTGCGCCCAAACGCTGCTCGAGCGGAGGGAGGAGGAGCGCATGTGCGACCATCTGATCACGGCGGCCCGCCGCCGGGACAACGTGATCGCGAGCCGGCTGCTGGAGAAGGTGCGCAACATCATGGGCAACCGGCACGGGGCGTGGGGCGACATGAACGCGAACTACCAGAAGCAGATCTTCTGGAAGCTGGACGCGTGGGAGGACGACGCGCGGCGCCGGAAGCGCATGGTGCAGAACCCGCGCGGCTCCAGCCACCCGCAGGCGACGCTGAAGGCGTCGCTCGAGAACGGTACGACCGGGGGAACGGCGGCAGCGGCCAGCTCCAGCACCGCCAGCActgcagcagccagcgcagAGGAAGCGGTCGGTGGTGGGGACACGACGACCCCGACCAGTGCCCGActggccggtggtggtggtggtggtggtggtgtggcgcGGGAGGAAATCTACTCGCAGATTGCGGTTCCCCGGTCGCAGCAGCCCGACCTGCTGGACGATTCGGAGCTGCTGATCGAGGACCGGGAGCTGGACCTCGACCTGACCGGCCCGGTCAACATCAGCACGAAGGCGAAGCTGATCGCGCCGGGCCTGGTGGCGCCCGGCACCATGTCAATTACCTCCACCGAGATGTACTTCGAGGTGGACGAGGAGAACGGCGAGTTCCAGCAGATCGACCAGGAGGTGCTGAAGTACTGCGACCATCTGCACGGCAAGTGGTACTTCTCCGAGATACGGGCCATCTTCTCCCGCCGCTATCTGCTGCAGAACGTGGCGCTCGAGATCTTCCTTGCCAGCCGCACCTCGATCCTGTTCGCCTTCCCCGACCAGCACACGGTGAAGAAGGTGATCAAGGCGCTGCCGCGGGTGGGCGTCGGCATCAAGTACGGCATCCCGCAGACGCGCCGCGCGTCCATGATGTCGCCCCGGCAGCTGATGCGCAACTCGAACATGACGCAGAAGTGGCAGCGGCGCGAGATCTCCAACTTTGAGTATCTGATGTTCCTGAACACGATCGCGGGCCGCACGTACAACGATCTCAACCAGTACCCGGTGTTCCCGTGGGTCATCACCAACTACGAGTCGCGCGAGCTCGACCTCAGCCAGCCGTCGAACTATCGCGACCTGTCCAAACCGATCGGTGCGCTCAATCCGAGCCGGCGCGAGTACTTCGAGGAGCGGTACGAAACGTGGGACACGCCCGGCATACCGCCGTTCCACTACGGGACGCACTACTCGACCGCCGCGTTCGTGCTGAACTGGCTGATCCGCATCGAGCCGTTCACGACGATGTTCCTGGCGCTGCAGGGCGGCAAGTTTGACCATCCCGATCGGCTGTTCTCGTCCGTCGCGCTGTCGTGGAAGAACTGCCAGCGCGACACGTCCGACGTGAAGGAGCTCATCCCGGAGTGGTACTTCCTGCCGGAGATGTTCTACAACGCGTCCGACTACCGGCTCGGGCAGCGGGACGACGGCAGCACGGTCGGGGACGTCGAGCTGCCGCCGTGGGCGAAAACGCCCGAGGAGTTTGTGCGCATCAACCGGATGGCGCTCGAGTCGGAGTTCGTCTCCTGCCAGCTGCACCAGTGGATCGACCTCATCTTCGGCTACAAGCAGCGCGGCCCGGAAGCGATGCGGGCGACGAACGTGTTCTACTACCTCACGTACGAGGGCAGCGTCGATCTGGACACGATCGGCGATCCGGTGACGCGGGACGCGATCGAGAACCAGATCCGCAACTTCGGCCAAACGCCCAGCCTGCTGCTGATGGAGCCGCATCCGCCCCGGTCGTCCGCCATGCACCTGTCGCCGATGATGTTCAACACGATGCCGGACGACGTGTGCATGTCGCTCAAGTTCCACCTCAACTCGCCGATCATACACATCTCGGCGAACACGTACCCGCAGCTGCCGCTGCCGTCGGTCGTCACCGTGACGGCGGGGCACCAGTTTGCGGTCAACCGCTGGAACTGCCAGTACACCGCCAGCATCCAGAGCCCGAGCTACGCCGAGTCGACGCAAAACCTGAACACGAACCTGCCGCTCACGATGGATCCGCTGCTGT CACAAATCAACgggcacaacaacagcaaccagcaGAATCGGCGCCACCTGGGCGACAACTTTAGCCAGAAGCTGCAGATCAAGTCGAACTGCTACGTCACCACCGTGGACAGCCGGTTCCTGATCGCGTGCGGCTTCTGGGACAACAGCTTCCGCGTGTTCTCCACCGAGACGGCCAAGATCGTGCAGATCATCTTCGGCCACTTTGGCGTGGTGACCTGCCTGTCGCGGTCGGAGTGTAACATCACGTCCGACTGCTACATTGCGTCCGGGTCGGCCGACTGCACCATACTGCTGTGGCACTGGAATGCCCGCACGCAGTCGATTGTTGGCGAGGGCGAG ATACCAACACCTCGCGCTACGCTGACAGGACACGAGACGGCCGTCACGTCGGTGGTGATCAGTGCCGAGCTCGGTCTGGTTGTTTCCGGCTCGATAA ACGGCCCGGTACTAGTCCACACGACGTTCGGTGATTTGCTGCGGTCGCTCGAGGCGCCGAAGGATTTCATCTCGCCGGAAAACATAACGCTCTCGCGCGAAGGTTTCATCGTCGTCAACTATGACGAGGGCAGCGTGGCCGCGTACACGATCAACGGGAAGCTGCTGCGCTACGAGTCGCACAACGATAATCTGCAG TGCATGCTGCTGTCTCGGGATGGCGAGTATTTAATGACCGCCGGTAACAAGGGCATCGTGGAGGTGTGGCGAACGTTCAACCTCGCACCGCTGTACGCATTCCCGGCCTGCAACAGCGGTATACGTTCGCTCGCCCTCACGCACGACCAGAA GTATTTGCTGGCCGGTTTGGCGACTGGATCCATCATCGTGTTCCACATCGACTTTAACCGTTGGCATCACGAGTACCAGCAGCGCTACTGA